A region from the Neurospora crassa OR74A linkage group V, whole genome shotgun sequence genome encodes:
- a CDS encoding MFS multidrug transporter yields MLRVRMSSVFIYTLFLNDKRGRPTTSVTRESRTTAPPVIDCLGLGPSGDTKEIGIRAQGVVSLSCARDPLSPSLPFFLFTSDFSSILGLDSNSSLGRATYTIFPSMTGKITGPGSGNRVLAAPGSSRHVHDETTPLLSESALEANKPTDEAVRHGDGVDIFDDGDTTVVDDDYSTGDGEISVVADDDSTGDGEITVVADEISTTRLVVIFGTTWVGVFLGAIDASIIATLSAPIASEFQSLSLLSWIATAYLIANAACQPLSGRMTDIFGRGPGLVFSNVLFSMGNLICGVAKNEQTMILGRVVAGIGGGGLMSISTFLGSDLVPLRKRGVVQGLGNIFYGAGAMLGGVFGGFLNDTSSWGWRLAFLVQVPVSLVSAVLVYFLVKVPPKISNKSLVSRIDFLGSFYIIAFLILLLLGLNAGGNVVPWTHPLVLISIPLSLNMLAGFIYWESRPRNTQPVIPVRLLTHRTVLTACLTNFMCTMVTLMLTFYIPMYLIVLGHTPTQAGLRLLASPLAICFTSFGSGLVMKYTGKYKMLGIALVSTLVLGVAALTTLGQNSPGWIVFVALFMIGGGYGGMLTVTMVACIAAVDHSQQAVITSATYAFRSLGATVGITVASAVYQNILKTELWARFGDWPGAAEEIGRIRDDLGELNRLPLAWREGVMESFMTAFRGVWFTALGMAAVGLVAVSLMRQHKLHMTLTRQED; encoded by the exons ATGTTGCGCGTCCGCATGTCTTCAGTTTTCATCTACACTCTCTTCTTGAATGACAAGAGAGGACGACCGACAACCTCCGTTACAAGAGAGAGTCGCACAACAGCACCTCCCGTCATCGATTGTCTCGGACTCGGGCCTTCCGGTGATACCAAG GAGATTGGTATTAGAGCTCAAGGTGTTGTGTCTCTGAGCTGTGCGCGGGATCCTCTCTCCCCCTCgcttccttttttcctttttacttCGGATTTCTCTTCTATTCTCGGGCTTGACTCAAATTCATCGCTTGGAAGGGCAACATACACCATATTCCCGAGCATGACGGGCAAAATAACTGGCCCCGGCAGTGGGAATCGGGTCCTTGCCGCTCCCGGAAGCAGTCGTCACGTCCACGACGAGACAACACCACTACTGAGCGAATCCGCCCTCGAAGCCAACAAACCCACCGACGAGGCCGTCAGACACGGCGACGGTGTCGACATttttgatgatggcgataCTACCGTCGTGGACGATGACTACAGCACCGGTGATGGCGAAATTTCTGTCGTGGCCGATGACGACAGCACCGGTGATGGCGAAATTACCGTCGTGGCCGATGAAATCTCTACCACTCGTCTGGTCGTAATCTTCGGCACAACCTGGGTGGGCGTCTTCCTCGGTGCCATTGACGCCAGCATCATCGCCACACTGTCGGCCCCCATCGCGAGCGAGTTTCAGTCCCTTAGCTTGTTGTCATGGATAGCTACTGCCTATCTCATTGCCAATGCAGCCTGCCAGCCCTTGTCCGGTCGTATGACTGACATCTTTGGACGGGGCCCTGGTTTGGTTTTTAGCAATGTTTTGTTCTCGATGGGCAACCTGATTTGCGGCGTGGCTAAGAATGAGCAGACGATGATTCTCGGTCGCGTCGTTGCGGGTATTGGTGGCGGAGGACTGATGAGCATCAGCACCTTTTTGGGATCGGATTTGGTTCCTTTGAGGAAGAGAGGTGTGGTCCAGGGGTTGGGTAATATTTTCTATGG AGCCGGTGCCATGCTAGGCGGTGTTTTTGGCGGCTTTCTTAACGACACCTCATCGTGGGGCTGGCGCCTTGCCTTCCTCGTCCAAGTCCCCGTCAGTCTCGTCTCGGCTGTGCTCGTCTACTTCCTCGTCAAGGTTCCTCCAAAAATCTCCAACAAGTCGCTCGTCTCGCGCATCGACTTTCTGGGCTCCTTTTATATCATcgccttcctcatcctcctccttctgggTCTCAACGCCGGCGGCAACGTCGTGCCCTGGACGCACCCGCTTGTCCTGATCAGCATCCCTCTATCCCTCAACATGCTTGCCGGCTTCATCTACTGGGAGTCCCGCCCGCGCAACACCCAACCTGTCATCCCCGTCCGGCTGCTCACCCACCGCACCGTCTTGACCGCCTGCCTCACCAATTTCATGTGCACCATGGTTACCCTCATGCTCACCTTTTACATTCCCATGTACCTGATCGTCCTGGGTCACACCCCCACCCAAGCCGGGCTCCGTCTGCTCGCTTCCCCGCTGGCCATCTGCTTCACCAGCTTCGGTTCGGGCCTAGTCATGAAGTACACGGGCAAGTACAAGATGCTGGGCATCGCCCTCGTCTCAACTCTTGTTCTGGGAGTTGCCGCCCTCACCACTCTGGGCCAGAACTCTCCCGGCTGGATCGTCTTTGTTGCCCTGTTCATGATTGGAGGCGGCTACGGCGGCATGTTGACCGTCACCATGGTCGCCTGCATTGCGGCCGTGGATCACTCGCAACAGGCCGTGATCACCAGTGCTACGTACGCTTTCCGGTCTCTCGGTGCGACGGTAGGTATTACGGTTGCGTCGGCGGTGTACCAGAATATCCTAAAGACGGAACTGTGGGCTCGATTCGGTGATTGGCCGGGCGCGGCGGAGGAGATTGGCAGGATAAGAGACGATTTGGGCGAGCTGAACAGATTGCCTCTGGCGTGGAGAGAGGGCGTGATGGAGTCGTTCATGACGGCGTTTAGGGGCGTGTGGTTCACGGCGCTGGGGATGGCGGCAGTAGGGTTGGTAGCTGTTTCGTTAATGAGGCAGCATAAGCTGCATATGACGCTCACGAGACAGGAGGATTGA
- a CDS encoding 3-hydroxybutyryl CoA dehydrogenase: MLARTLVQKLPMGARAFSSTCARNAAEVKRLGVVGAGQMGLGIALVAATKARVPVTLVDASETSLDKGLAFADKLLSKDVAKQRITQDEADAARALLQPTTILEDLDSVDFVIEAVPEIPKLKFDIFSKLAEICPKHAILATNTSSISITRIAASTTKDPNDTSNSSRVVSTHFMNPVPVQKGVEIISGLQTSQETLDTAVEFCKKLGKIPSISKDSPGFLANRILMPYINEAIICLETGVGDRDSIDAIMKNGTNVPMGPLQLADFIGLDTCLAIMKVLYEETSDSKYRPSVHLRNMVDAGWLGKKSGKGFYDYQ, from the exons ATGCTTGCTAGAACCCTCGTCCAGAAGCTGCCCATGGGCGCTCGCGCCTTCAGCTCGACATGCGCCCGCAACGCTGCCGAGGTCAAGAGGCTCGGTGTCGTTGGCGCCGGCCAGATG GGCCTGGGCATCGCCCTCGTCGCCGCCACCAAGGCCAGAGTCCCCGTCACCCTTGTGGATGCCTCTGAAACGTCTCTAGACAAGGGCCTTGCATTCGCCGACAAGCTCCTCAGCAAGGATGTGGCCAAGCAACGCATCACTCAGGATGAGGCGGACGCCGCCCGCGCGCTCCTCCagcccaccaccatcctcgaGGACCTGGACAGCGTCGATTTTGTGATTGAAGCTGTGCCTGAGATTCCCAAGCTCAAGTTCGACATCTTCTCCAAGCTGGCCGAGATCTGCCCTAAGCACGCCATCTTAGCCACCAACAcctcttccatctccatcacgCGCATCGCCGCCTCAACCACCAAGGACCCCAACGACACCTCCAACAGCTCGCGCGTCGTGTCCACGCACTTCATGAACCCCGTGCCCGTTCAGAAGGGAGTCGAGATCATCAGCGGTCTGCAGACCAGTCAGGAGACGCTTGACACGGCCGTCGAGTTTTGCAAGAAGCTGGGCAAGATCCCTTCCATCTCCAAGGACAGCCCGGGATTCTTGGCTAACCGCATCTTGATGCCTTACATCAATGAGGCCATTATCTGCCTGGAGACTGGCGTTGGCGACCGTGACTCTATCGATGCTATTATGAAGAACGGCACCAACGTGCCTATGGGCCCCCTCCAGCTGGCTGACTTTATCGGTCTCGATACCTGTTTGGCTATTATGAAAGTATTGTACGAGGAGACGAGCGATTCCAAGTATAGGCCGAGCGTGCACTTGCGCAACATGGTCGATGCTGGCTGGTTGGGCAAGAAGAGTGGCAAGGGCTTCTATGACTACCAATAG
- a CDS encoding topoisomerase 1-associated factor 1: MEAADINDDVVHPEVRAHITNLVSALGGYSADDDGSYKLGDEALDVLRDLKKWIRFYDEKTNRMDVARCLAEANLVGGDLLQILTLWPQSETDSKYKARIALACFEVMVPLTWPIEKERAEMTINHHRHMPVLQLAQLGYKRAIINFDAIPILNTAVRVALPSMAMPIGERTPRDQAIIKLILFFLRNVAMIAPPQGVKCEGDETQVSRSATIDAFSYQDIFLTLLTLASNMGEDFRTEDVVIMEIIFHLVKRVDPSSLFVSEKQLNKAKGQELASEMRKEAAMLKSYNKTTTTRHSRFGTMIWVKRADGKMVTVSGQEALLDAKTRERKMDNSKTFRPPRRARKPEMEPKDLGPPVTLDERARQQLRSFVQDFLDSGFNPLFLHVRQSIDREALHALNQHKSQFFYLVAWFLEAERMRRKAKRDESKSTSAAGEEVNSFNLVAAVLQQEMFASMNRALDRSYSDKDWQLLTSVMRCYTQIFLTVQEMSESPNEEDQEIAENTLSRLFYEETTHDLIANIARTYKDQGFEYLDAATELVHTFLRILEGYSKQNVDLQVRSRKRARRKKKAAKAAAAVAAARAAGEEAEDVGVPEDNDADDSGDDEQHAERVTQERKFEFGKFAIRFAPQGVVDTFVAFTKFYRDLNDAQLKRAHRYFYRVAFKLELSIMLFRLDIINLFYNMVQGPEPLDKSSPMFKEWEELSKQIIRKCVKKLQERPALFTELLFSKIGSTTHFLEHGYEKPVTTTTPRPGAELEFKRATERDEQIGIAVSVLIDKQQVEHLQWLKDQLTSAMSERQAWENVDKAMAATTEGAADGEAADERSNKSAPPHITIRPDTEARRTAMFKNPHLRLLMRLVGMERLTPTLDETPDSTWILPGSHTAEAIQDTIDLINKAEFSPPTFEDGGSAEDQLRRKSAAASRRTRAAYDDDEEEIRGFLGDDDDEDFLFAPGGPTARKPDARPQKKRQRKRRREAGSGDEEDEGVSDEVLAARAKKRREKELEKIRKIKSEMYVHASDDETDDERDREFFERERKRQETKDSKFDSMLGALGLSVLSQVNGGEKSAWEAVLDDEPESDESENEGRKNAKRRKKQVASGSEEEQEEEEEEEEEEDSDEELPTKQAKSKTSKRKAAVPSKRPARRPGTAKKRAVVELSDNDEDEDEEEDAMDVDSANERTTRNEAPLPSSPGEGLGRRIDKMAMDDGDEDEDDQPVVAARQRPKARGGFIIDSSDEE; the protein is encoded by the exons ATGGAGGCCGCAGACATCAACGACGATGTCGTCCATCCGGAAGTGCGGGCGCACATCACCAACCTGGTTTCTGCG CTCGGTGGTTACAGCGCGGACGATGATGGAAGCTACAAGCTCGGTGACGAAGCGCTAGACGTCTTGCGCGACCTGAAGAAATGGATCCGATTCTACGATGAAAAGACCAATCGCATGGACGTCGCCAGATGTCTGGCTGAAGCGAACCTCGTCGGCGGCGATCTGCTCCAGATCCTGACATTATGGCCTCAAAGCGAAACCGACAGCAAGTACAAGGCCCGTATTGCTCTGGCGTGTTTCGAGGTCATGGTGCCCCTTACTTGGCCCATAGAGAAGGAGCGCGCCGAAATGaccatcaaccaccatcGTCACATGCCCGTTCTGCAGCTTGCCCAGCTTGGCTACAAGCGCGCCATCATAAACTTCGATGCGATACCCATCCTCAACACCGCCGTCAGGGTAGCCCTTCCCTCCATGGCCATGCCTATCGGCGAGCGGACACCCCGTGACCAGGCCATCATCAAGCtcattctcttctttttgagGAACGTTGCCATGATCGCACCCCCGCAAGGTGTCAAATGCGAAGGCGACGAGACACAGGTATCCAGGTCGGCAACCATTGATGCCTTTTCGTATCAAGACATATTTCTCACTCTGCTGACCCTTGCCTCCAACATGGGCGAGGACTTCCGCACCGAAGATGTAGTTATCATGGAAATCATCTTTCATCTTGTAAAAAGAGTTGACCCCAGCTCGCTCTTCGTCAGTGAAAAGCAACTCAACAAAGCCAAGGGGCAAGAGCTGGCATCGGAGATGCGCAAGGAGGCTGCTATGCTAAAATCCTACaacaaaaccaccaccactcggCACAGTCGATTTGGGACCATGATCTGGGTGAAACGAGCAGATGGCAAGATGGTGACGGTATCTGGCCAAGAGGCTCTTTTGGACGCAAAAACGCgagagaggaagatggaTAACTCCAAAACATTCAGACCGCCAAGAAGAGCGAGGAAACCCGAGATGGAGCCCAAGGACCTTGGCCCTCCGGTGACGCTAGATGAAAGAGCTCGTCAGCAGCTGCGATCATTCGTCCAAGACTTCCTCGACTCCGGTTTCAACCCCTTGTTTCTGCACGTGAGGCAATCGATCGATCGGGAGGCATTGCATGCATTGAACCAGCATAAGAGCCAGTTCTTTTACCTTGTCGCCTGGTTCCTCGAAGCCGAGCGGATGCGGAGAAAGGCCAAGAGGGACGAGTCGAAGTCGACGTCCGCAGCCGGAGAGGAGGTGAACAGTTTTAACCTCGTTGCTGCTGTGCTCCAACAGGAAATGTTCGCTTCCATGAATCGTGCGCTTGACCGGTCCTATAGTGATAAGGATTGGCAACTGCTCACGTCCGTCATGCGCTGTTACACCCAGATCTTCCTCACAGTCCAGGAGATGTCAGAGTCTCCCAACGAGGAAGACCAGGAGATTGCCGAAAACACCCTGAGCCGTCTCTTTTACGAGGAGACAACCCACGACCTTATCGCGAATATTGCTCGAACATACAAGGATCAAGGCTTCGAATATCTTGATGCCGCGACCGAGCTTGTCCACACTTTCCTCCGCATTTTAGAAGGTTACTCTAAGCAAAATGTCGATTTGCAGGTGCGCTCACGGAAGCGAGCTCGccgaaagaagaaggctgccaaagctgctgctgctgttgctgcagCTAGAGCCGCCGGTGAGGAAGCAGAAGACGTTGGCGTTCCCGAGGACAATGATGCCGATGATTCTGGGGACGATGAGCAACATGCAGAGCGGGTCACTCAGGAGCGCAAGTTCGAGTTTGGGAAATTCGCCATTCGATTCGCTCCCCAGGGTGTTGTCGACACATTTGTCGCCTTCACCAAATTCTACCGGGATTTGAACGACGCACAGCTGAAGCGCGCTCATCGCTACTTCTACCGCGTTGCCTTCAAACTCGAGCTGAGCATCATGCTATTCCGACTAGACATCATCAATCTCTTTTACAACATGGTCCAAGGTCCCGAGCCCCTCGACAAAAGCTCGCCGATGTTCAAGGAATGGGAGGAGCTCTCCAAGCAGATCATTCGGAAATGTGTCAAAAAGCTTCAAGAGCGGCCTGCGTTGTTCACCGAGTTGCTCTTTTCCAAGATTGGCAGCACGACGCACTTCCTTGAGCACGGCTATGAGAAGCCTGTCACCACAACTACGCCACGACCTGGTGCCGAGCTGGAGTTCAAGCGAGCCACAGAGCGCGACGAGCAGATTGGCATTGCGGTCAGCGTACTCATCGACAAACAGCAAGTCGAGCATCTGCAGTGGCTCAAGGATCAGCTGACAAGTGCAATGAGTGAGCGGCAAGCATGGGAGAACGTAGACAAGGCCATGGCAGCCACTACCGAGGGGGCGGCTGATGGTGAAGCTGCCGACGAGAGATCCAACAAATCAGCACCACCACATATCACGATCCGCCCTGATACCGAGGCTCGCCGCACAGCCATGTTCAAGAACCCGCACCTCCGTCTTCTCATGCGTCTAGTCGGTATGGAGCGTCTCACGCCTACTCTCGACGAGACCCCCGACTCGACCTGGATTCTCCCAGGCAGCCACACCGCCGAGGCGATCCAAGATACCATCGACCTCATCAACAAGGCCGAGTTCTCCCCTCCCACCTTTGAGGACGGCGGCTCAGCCGAAGACCAGCTCCGGCGCAagtccgccgccgcttcTCGCAGGACGCGTGCCGCatatgacgatgatgaggaagaaatTCGCGGATTCCTcggtgacgatgacgacgaagacttTCTCTTTGCGCCCGGCGGTCCTACCGCTCGCAAGCCGGACGCTAGGCCGCAGAAGAAGCGTCAGCGCAAGCGCCGAAGAGAGGCTGGTAGTggagacgaggaagatgagggggTGTCGGATGAAGTGTTGGCTGCGCgtgcgaagaagaggagggagaaggagctggagaagatTAGGAAGATCAAGAGTGAGATGTACGTGCACGCAAGCGACGATGAAACGGACGATGAGAGGGATCGGGAGTTCTTTGAgcgggagagaaagaggcagGAGACGAAGGATTCAAAGTTCGATAGCATGCTTGGGGCGTTGGGGTTGTCAGTGTTGTCGCAGGTGAatggaggggaaaagagCGCGTGGGAGGCGGTGCTGGATGATGAGCCCGAGAGTGATGAGAGTGAGAATGAAGGGCGGAAGAATGCGaagcggaggaagaagcaggtCGCTTCTGGTTCcgaagaagagcaagaggaggaggaggaagaggaggaagaggaggacagcGATGAAGAATTGCCAACGAAACAGGCCAAGAGTAAAACCTCGAAAAGGAAGGCGGCGGTACCGTCAAAACGACCGGCAAGGAGGCCTGGGACAGCCAAGAAAAGGGCTGTCGTGGAGCTCAGCGAcaatgatgaagatgaagatgaggaagaggatgccATGGACGTAGATTCGGCAAACGAACGCACGACCAGAAATGAGGCACCCTTACCCTCTAGCCCTGGTGAGGGGCTAGGGAGGAGAATAGACAAGATggcgatggatgatggagacgaggatgaggatgatcaGCCGGTGGTCGCTGCTCGCCAACGGCCAAAAGCCAGGGGTGGATTCATCATTGACAGCAGCGATGAGGAGTAG
- a CDS encoding C6 zinc finger domain-containing protein: MAEPERRTPRLRPQVSCALCRRRKIRCNRETPCSNCIRSKNIHGCVYQVRQPPQPLPPHRPRPLACDTPKDQAPSLVRTGPVVRSAPVPDPLITALPFSTPSTSETFTVVSGHSSKASSCVSYPSSAHSPVATNQFTTSVSSSDPDVLRRRIRELEEQLSKEALSRSSNLESSSNPTATHESSLAGTFVTQTASTSRTVNVFHKSRLFGQSHWFNGVILLLDTFKMFEPLVRNGTANKSVAGVEKCKALARAIKGQRTPPWPTIPTRNLPPREIADQLVDCYLRTFESLYRVLHIPTFKRDYEALWQSVSAQPHPNQQLQHVDMAFLVQVKLVLAIGATVYDQEFSLRPSAIRWVYEALTFTSEPEFKSRLNIKSLQTDILLLLARETAGLGGNLTWISAGSLLRTAVYMGLHRDPAHLLRGTIFAAEMHRRLWNTVLELTVSCSMNAGAPPQISLDDYDTEPPGNFHDEQLVETRADDGSDHSPAVAQQETEFTQTSVAIAMRKILPIRLAIARFLNDLGSTCRQGDMASAYHESLRLDADLRAAYRTLTRTFQVLSRNLNEVCWPGSSSSALLFPSKFIDLVINRELSALHIPFYSAALHEAAYAFSRKVVVESCFKIWRAINPWPTSPSSSDATKQDTNPEGAANQDICRLASHGAGFCRNAGIQVSMLLLGELRAQLREEAETSLAPVNRSLLRPDLLAMVTEAKDWTMRSIKVGETNVKGHLFASMVSAQIEGMMKGLEGDEAIAQVLVKAADEVVDKCVPLLEEMLERETRIRMASGGETDSGQKHGFGWGQGEAEEGMESQRQQQQQQQQQQQQQQQQQQQQQQQQQQQQQHKQRQIETDGVSTTYETETPVWIMDDWDMSLLDVQHIGDFGNMPELMSWALAGATSCGTGGPFGW; the protein is encoded by the exons ATGGCGGAGCCCGAACGTCGGACCCCGAGGCTACGGCCACAAGT GTCGTGTGCTCTTTGCCGGAGGCGTAAAATCCGGTGCAATCGGGAGACACCCTGCAGCAACTGTATTCGCTCCAAGAACATCCACGGCTGTGTGTATCAGGTCCGCCAGCCTCCTCAACCCTTACCGCCGCATAGACCACGTCCGCTTGCTTGTGATACCCCCAAAGACCAAGCCCCGAGCCTTGTTCGAACGGGTCCAGTTGTCCGGTCGGCCCCAGTTCCGGATCCTCTCATCACAGCACTGCCGTTTTCTACCCCGTCAACAAGCGAAACTTTTACTGTTGTCTCGGGCCACTCCTCAAAAGCTTCATCCTGCGTTAGCTACCCTAGCTCAGCTCACTCGCCTGTCGCAACAAATCAGTTCACGACCTCAGTCTCTAGCTCGGATCCCGATGTCCTGAGAAGGAGAATTCGGGAGCTTGAGGAACAGTTGTCTAAAGAAGCACTTTCACGGTCCTCAAACCTAGAATCTTCTTCCAATCCAACAGCTACACACGAGTCCTCTCTCGCAGGAACCTTCGTTACTCAAACGGCCAGCACCTCCCGAACTGTCAATGTTTTCCACAAAAGCCGTCTGTTCGGCCAAAGTCATTGGTTCAATGGAGTCATCTTG CTGTTGGACACTTTCAAAATGTTCGAGCCCCTGGTCCGCAACGGCACCGCAAATAAGTCCGTGGCCGGCGTGGAAAAGTGCAAAGCCTTGGCTAGAGCCATCAAGGGTCAAAGGACTCCGCCATGGCCGACCATACCAACTCGTAACCTGCCCCCAAGGGAAATTGCCGACCAACTTGTCGACTGTTATCTCAGGACTTTTGAGTCCTTGTACAGGGTCCTGCACATCCCCACCTTCAAAAGAGACTATGAGGCGCTCTGGCAATCAGTGTCGGCGCAACCACATCCGAATCAACAGCTGCAGCATGTCGACATGGCCTTCCTGGTCCAAGTCAAGCTTGTGCTTGCCATTGGCGCTACCGTTTACGACCAAGAGTTTTCTCTCCGCCCCTCTGCCATCCGCTGGGTGTATGAGGCGCTCACATTCACCTCGGAACCAGAGTTCAAGTCCCGATTGAACATCAAGTCCCTACAAACCGATATCTTGCTATTGCTAGCACGTGAAACGGCCGGTCTGGGTGGAAATTTGACCTGGATCTCGGCGGGTTCCTTACTGAGGACGGCGGTGTACATGGGATTGCACAGAGACCCGGCGCACCTCCTTAGAGGGACAATCTTCGCCGCCGAAATGCACCGGCGGCTGTGGAATACCGTGCTCGAGCTAACAGTCTCATGTAGTATGAATGCCGGAGCACCGCCGCAGATATCGCTCGATGACTATGACACAGAGCCGCCGGGTAACTTCCACGATGAGCAGCTTGTGGAAACTCGTGCAGACGATGGAAGCGACCATTCACCCGCAGTTGCGCAACAGGAAACTGAGTTTACGCAAACGTCCGTTGCAATCGCCATGCGGAAGATTCTTCCCATCAGGCTTGCGATCGCCAGATTTCTGAACGACCTCGGATCGACTTGTCGCCAGGGTGATATGGCATCTGCATATCATGAATCATTGAGACTCGATGCGGATCTGAGAGCAGCGTATCGAACTCTCACTCGAACCTTTCAAGTGCTTTCTCGCAACTTGAACGAGGTTTGCTGGCCGGGGTCATCGTCATCCGCTCTGCTCTTCCCGTCTAAGTTCATCGATCTCGTCATCAACCGTGAACTCTCCGCCCTTCACATTCCCTTCTACAGCGCCGCCCTCCACGAAGCTGCCTACGCCTTCTCGCGAAAGGTCGTCGTGGAGTCCTGTTTCAAGATCTGGCGTGCCATCAACCCTTGGCcaacctccccttcctcgtcAGATGCCACTAAGCAGGATACCAACCCCGAAGGAGCTGCCAACCAAGACATTTGCCGCCTGGCTTCCCACGGTGCCGGCTTCTGCCGGAACGCAGGGATTCAGGTAAGcatgctcctcctcggcgaGCTGCGCGCCCAGCTCAGAGAAGAAGCCGAAACAAGTCTTGCTCCAGTAAATCGATCACTGCTGCGACCGGACCTGCTCGCTATGGTGACCGAGGCCAAGGACTGGACCATGCGCAGCATCAAGGTGGGCGAGACCAACGTGAAGGGACACCTGTTTGCTAGTATGGTGTCGGCGCAGATTGAAGGCATGATGAAAGGCCTGGAAGGAGACGAAGCAATTGCGCAGGTACTGGTCAAGGCGGCTGATGAGGTTGTGGATAAGTGTGTGCCGCTTCTGGAGGAGATgttggagagagagacaagGATAAGGATGGCGAGCGGTGGAGAAACCGATTCTGGGCAAAAGCACGGATTTGGATGGGGACAGGGAGAGGCAGAAGAGGGGATGGAAtcacaacgacaacaacaacaacaacaacaacaacaacaacaacaacaacaacaacaacaacaacaacaacaacaacaacaacaacaacaacaacaacataaACAACGGCAAATTGAAACAGACGGGGTATCAACCACATATGAAACAGAAACGCCGGTGTGGATAATGGATGACTGGGATATGTCG